The following are encoded together in the Neofelis nebulosa isolate mNeoNeb1 chromosome 9, mNeoNeb1.pri, whole genome shotgun sequence genome:
- the LOC131484646 gene encoding uncharacterized protein LOC131484646, whose amino-acid sequence MVPPSQPVCSPGSAIARRSSVFSSCPLPAFSLSMIRPQAVPLSQVLSQMRLFSPAPYFRRTAALTRSASLREGLTEQWPNEQWPNVGCTQEHPLDPAAAGVPRLRPRASPPPKKIARQCSISVSGIMENCNTHLAPGFTLNDLAPGPANVAAFRGLLGPGGFNSLYQMSFQWWNRFSRVAQEPPGPHSVPGDSPFPPEHRQRKREST is encoded by the exons atggtgccacccagccagccagtctgttctcctggatcagcaattgCGCGCaggtcctccgtcttcagctcttgtccgctccccgctttttcactctccatgatcaggccccaggcagtacctctctcccaagttttgtctcagatgcggctgttttccccggccccttacttccgaaggactgcagctttgacccggTCCGCCTCTCTGCGGGAGGGCCTCACCgaacaatggccaaatgagcaatggccaaatgtcggctgcacccaggaacacccgctggaccctgctgctgccggtgtcCCAAGACTGCGGCCCCGTGCCAGCCCGCCCCCAAAAAAgatcgcgagacagtgtagcatcagcgtttcagggattatggaaaattgcaacacacatctggcaccaggctttaccctcaatgaccttgccccaggaccagcgaatgtggccgccttccggggtctgctgggaccaggtggcttcaacagtctctaccaaatgtccttccaatggtggaaccgcttttcccgtgtggcccaagaacctcctggaccccactccgttcctggggattcacctttcccaccagagcaccgccag aggaagagagagagcacataa